A genomic window from Candidatus Delongbacteria bacterium includes:
- a CDS encoding helix-turn-helix transcriptional regulator translates to MSNNRTLTTEELASCFRALGNPHRLRIFREHLDCCPPGTHCEVHDNAPACVGDIMEELDLAPSTVSHHLKELRQTGLIRMERRGRHMDCWVDPEVLASLADFFSQTLRSGLERATGGGACCAPGADCCDPATHIDVTTQAKG, encoded by the coding sequence ATGTCGAACAATCGAACTCTCACCACCGAGGAGCTGGCCTCCTGTTTTCGCGCGCTGGGCAATCCTCACCGGCTGCGGATCTTCCGCGAGCATCTGGACTGCTGCCCGCCCGGCACCCATTGCGAAGTCCATGACAATGCCCCCGCCTGTGTGGGCGACATCATGGAGGAGCTGGATCTGGCGCCCTCCACGGTCAGCCATCACCTCAAGGAACTGCGCCAGACCGGCCTGATCCGCATGGAACGCCGCGGCCGCCACATGGATTGCTGGGTCGATCCCGAGGTGCTCGCCAGCCTGGCCGACTTCTTCTCCCAGACCCTCCGCAGCGGGCTCGAACGGGCGACCGGTGGCGGAGCATGCTGTGCCCCGGGCGCCGACTGTTGCGATCCCGCGACTCATATCGATGTGACAACACAAGCAAAAGGATAG
- the selD gene encoding selenide, water dikinase SelD gives MFSESQDMRLTRLAHGGGCGCKLAPGVLESLLADTVKGLVPPDLLVGNESRDDAAVYKLSDEHAIVATTDFFMPIVDNPFHFGAIAATNALSDVYAMGGKPLFALALVAMPIDKLAPEVIREILAGGESVCRAAGIPIAGGHSIDSVEPIYGLVAIGSIHPGRVKRNDAARAGDVLILGKALGVGIHSAALRENKLEPAVYDIMIASTTQLNTPGTPLGLMDDVHAITDVTGFGLLGHLLELCRGSGLHARLDWNSIPLLPHVLELAEAGFVTGASKRNWKSYGADVDLGAHSEIHKWLLTDPQTSGGLLVSCAPDAADEVLSIFRKEGFASAAVIGRLEAGKAGVVVQ, from the coding sequence ATGTTTTCGGAATCCCAGGACATGCGCCTGACCCGGCTGGCACACGGCGGTGGTTGCGGCTGCAAGTTGGCGCCCGGCGTGCTGGAGAGTCTGCTGGCCGATACGGTCAAGGGACTGGTCCCGCCCGATTTGCTGGTGGGCAACGAATCGCGGGATGACGCGGCCGTGTACAAGCTGAGCGACGAGCACGCCATCGTGGCCACCACGGATTTCTTCATGCCCATCGTGGACAATCCCTTCCACTTCGGCGCGATCGCGGCGACCAATGCCCTGTCGGATGTGTACGCCATGGGAGGCAAGCCGCTCTTCGCACTGGCCCTGGTGGCCATGCCCATCGACAAGCTGGCCCCGGAAGTCATCCGTGAGATTCTGGCCGGGGGCGAGAGCGTCTGCCGGGCGGCGGGCATTCCCATCGCGGGAGGCCACAGCATTGACAGCGTGGAACCGATCTACGGGCTGGTGGCCATTGGCTCGATCCACCCCGGCCGTGTCAAGCGCAATGACGCCGCCCGCGCCGGCGATGTGCTGATTCTGGGCAAGGCGCTGGGCGTGGGCATCCACAGCGCCGCCCTGCGCGAAAACAAGCTGGAGCCTGCGGTCTACGACATCATGATCGCCAGCACCACCCAGCTCAACACCCCGGGCACACCCCTGGGGCTGATGGACGACGTGCACGCCATCACGGACGTCACGGGTTTCGGTCTGCTGGGCCACCTGCTGGAACTCTGCCGCGGTTCCGGCCTGCACGCTCGTCTGGACTGGAACTCGATTCCTCTGCTGCCCCACGTTCTCGAATTGGCGGAAGCGGGTTTCGTGACCGGCGCCAGCAAGCGCAACTGGAAGAGTTATGGTGCCGACGTGGATCTGGGCGCACACAGTGAGATCCACAAATGGCTGCTGACCGACCCCCAGACCAGCGGCGGCCTGCTGGTGAGCTGCGCACCGGACGCGGCGGACGAGGTGCTGTCCATCTTCCGCAAGGAAGGCTTCGCCTCGGCGGCCGTGATCGGTCGGCTGGAGGCGGGAAAGGCGGGGGTTGTCGTCCAGTGA
- a CDS encoding TolC family protein, protein MTGPTRLALWLLLCAAARAAESLPASETAGRADTVLSSMDTLALAWDQLAGLASTHPSLLAAEAAVREARFARAEAAGLPDLSAEVRRFSADPRDGGPERPETELGLALSLDWLWTHSARRDQAEALHARRQHEQAGLGRELTFALGESYWSLVRDQEMSRTSSELAQHLEDLLQVARTRVRLGDARPVEASQVEIEALKARLEADGSAAQLELSRTRLARWLTPASGLLWASSDPFRIEPADALQDSGDPLSDNPRLRSAQADVAEQEATRKLEWLGILPRLQLEGSLERADDRLARGIGVGLEIPLFTLNRAGIARSKAGLQRARAELQAERRRLDDELDTARSNFHSSQAQAESWRKQILPRAEEAALVMEHTWQLGETGLLELIDAQRTLAETKREAIRVFHQAHLDRLRLQLLLEKESH, encoded by the coding sequence ATGACAGGACCCACCCGGCTGGCCCTCTGGCTGCTGCTCTGCGCTGCCGCCCGGGCCGCTGAATCCTTGCCCGCGTCCGAGACTGCCGGACGAGCTGACACCGTGTTGAGTTCCATGGACACCCTCGCGCTGGCCTGGGATCAGCTCGCAGGCCTTGCCTCAACCCATCCCTCGCTGCTGGCTGCGGAAGCGGCCGTCCGGGAAGCACGTTTCGCCCGGGCCGAGGCTGCGGGCCTGCCCGACCTCTCCGCCGAGGTGCGCCGTTTCAGCGCGGACCCCCGGGATGGCGGACCCGAGCGACCGGAAACCGAATTGGGACTGGCCCTTTCCCTCGACTGGCTCTGGACTCACTCCGCACGGCGGGATCAGGCGGAGGCGCTGCATGCTCGCCGCCAGCATGAACAGGCCGGTCTGGGGCGTGAGCTGACCTTCGCTCTGGGCGAGAGCTACTGGAGCCTGGTGCGCGATCAGGAAATGTCCCGGACCAGCAGCGAACTGGCTCAGCATCTTGAAGACCTGCTGCAGGTCGCGCGCACCCGTGTGCGTCTGGGAGATGCCCGACCGGTGGAAGCCTCCCAGGTGGAAATCGAAGCGCTCAAGGCCCGTCTGGAAGCGGACGGCTCAGCGGCCCAACTTGAGCTGAGTCGCACGCGTCTGGCCCGCTGGCTGACTCCCGCATCCGGCCTGCTGTGGGCGAGTTCGGATCCATTCCGGATCGAGCCGGCCGACGCGCTCCAGGATTCCGGTGATCCGCTGAGTGACAATCCGCGCCTGCGATCCGCGCAGGCGGATGTCGCGGAACAGGAAGCCACCCGGAAGCTGGAATGGCTGGGCATCCTGCCGCGACTGCAGCTCGAAGGCTCGCTTGAGCGTGCGGATGATCGACTGGCTCGCGGCATCGGAGTGGGGCTCGAGATTCCCCTGTTCACCCTCAACCGGGCAGGCATTGCGCGAAGCAAGGCGGGCCTGCAAAGAGCGCGCGCCGAATTGCAGGCGGAACGGCGCCGACTGGACGACGAGCTGGATACCGCCCGTTCCAACTTCCACTCCTCACAGGCACAGGCCGAATCCTGGCGGAAGCAGATCCTGCCCCGGGCCGAAGAAGCGGCGCTGGTGATGGAGCACACCTGGCAACTGGGAGAAACCGGCTTGCTGGAACTGATCGACGCCCAGCGTACCCTGGCGGAAACGAAGCGTGAAGCCATTCGGGTCTTCCACCAGGCACACCTTGACCGGCTGCGTCTGCAGCTGCTTCTCGAGAAGGAGAGCCACTGA
- a CDS encoding efflux RND transporter periplasmic adaptor subunit: MYKRILVPGLLALGLLCAACGDRSADDVSGVETAHDHAAHDTDVAEGVGHDDHAGHDHAAHADAGISSDEGHDAHDDHAGHDHGAEEGSDLDRPLEELFAAECEHAIKTWQCDECRYEVGVVRAPEELFEQGLLKMATVESRAVELPTRLTGEIVFDEERVSHLASTVPGVIRKVHVSLGDRVSKGQILLELESAEAGEAREAWLEAEAELALATRDHERMQEMHSQKISSEKEYLRAQQTLESARIRVDTALSRLSWMGLNPEDSRTPDGSGQQGRVVLRAPADGTVLTMHAVPGETTHPEEALATVGDNRVLWVWCDLYERDISAFLGPDREKTKSARVSVKAWPGMEFPGTVDFVSPSMDPVTRTAKLRVAVDNPDGRLMAGMFASVKVGLPGSSSVATLPQVAICEDEGRAFVFVPHDKDHFVRRPVTTGRAWGDRVELLEVPTGLDAVVAEGAFLLKSDVLRSKMGAGCAD; the protein is encoded by the coding sequence ATGTATAAACGAATTCTTGTCCCTGGTCTGTTGGCGCTGGGCTTGCTCTGTGCAGCCTGCGGTGACCGTTCAGCAGACGATGTGTCCGGAGTGGAGACCGCTCACGATCACGCGGCACATGACACCGATGTCGCAGAGGGCGTTGGACATGATGACCACGCGGGCCACGATCACGCGGCTCATGCCGACGCCGGGATCTCCTCCGATGAAGGACACGACGCCCACGACGACCATGCGGGCCACGACCATGGTGCGGAGGAAGGCTCCGACCTGGACCGGCCGCTGGAAGAGCTTTTCGCCGCGGAGTGCGAGCACGCCATCAAGACCTGGCAGTGCGACGAATGCCGCTATGAAGTGGGCGTGGTGCGCGCCCCCGAAGAATTGTTCGAGCAGGGACTGCTGAAGATGGCGACGGTGGAATCCCGGGCCGTCGAGCTGCCGACCCGCCTGACCGGTGAAATCGTCTTTGATGAAGAACGGGTCAGCCACCTCGCCTCGACGGTTCCCGGTGTGATCCGCAAGGTTCACGTCTCCCTCGGTGATCGAGTGAGCAAGGGCCAGATTCTGCTCGAGCTTGAGAGTGCCGAAGCCGGTGAGGCCCGCGAAGCCTGGCTGGAAGCGGAAGCCGAGCTTGCCCTGGCGACCCGCGACCACGAGCGGATGCAGGAAATGCACAGCCAGAAGATCAGCTCGGAAAAGGAGTACCTGCGGGCGCAGCAGACTCTTGAGTCTGCCCGGATTCGGGTGGACACGGCGCTCAGCCGCCTGAGCTGGATGGGGCTGAATCCCGAAGACTCGCGCACACCCGATGGCAGCGGCCAGCAGGGGCGTGTGGTATTGCGGGCTCCCGCAGACGGCACGGTGCTGACGATGCACGCGGTGCCGGGCGAGACGACTCACCCCGAGGAAGCCCTGGCGACCGTGGGTGACAACCGTGTGCTCTGGGTCTGGTGTGATCTGTACGAGCGCGACATCTCCGCGTTTCTGGGACCCGACCGCGAAAAGACGAAGAGTGCGCGGGTTTCGGTGAAGGCCTGGCCCGGGATGGAGTTTCCCGGCACGGTGGACTTCGTCAGTCCCTCGATGGACCCGGTCACGCGCACGGCCAAGCTGCGGGTGGCCGTGGACAACCCGGATGGCCGCCTGATGGCCGGCATGTTCGCGAGCGTCAAGGTCGGTCTGCCCGGCAGCAGCTCGGTGGCCACCCTGCCGCAGGTGGCGATCTGCGAGGATGAGGGCCGGGCCTTCGTCTTCGTGCCACACGACAAGGACCACTTCGTGCGCCGTCCCGTCACCACGGGGCGTGCCTGGGGAGACCGCGTGGAGCTGCTGGAGGTGCCCACCGGCCTGGATGCCGTGGTGGCCGAGGGCGCGTTCCTGCTCAAATCCGACGTGCTGCGCTCGAAAATGGGCGCGGGCTGCGCCGACTAG
- a CDS encoding efflux RND transporter permease subunit has protein sequence MRFFSWLLHNRLLVVLCACVMLVAGVIAWRNLPIDAFPDVTNTQVMILSQAPGLAATDVEDRISYPVEQVMRGLPHVIQVRSLSKAGLSQVVVIFEDGTDTYWTRQQVFERLSVVREQLPPGVEPELGPISTGLGEIFQYTLDSDAADPMELRTIQDWLVAPLLKPIPGVNEVNSFGGLVRQVQVLVSPDLLLKYGLTLEDVAEALEANNANAGGGVVVQGWEQVHLRGVGLLEGPGDVENVVLRASDGTPLRVGDIAEVVIGAETRQGAVTRDGHGEAVAGMIIMLKGENAKEVVGRVKQAIGRIQQTLPEGTQLNVFYDRTTLIEACIRTVQNALLEGAVFVILVLFLFLRDLRSALIVVLSLPLTFLASFIVMGWTGLSSNLMSLGGLAFSVGMVVDASIVVVENVRRHLAHALPDMPRREVVVRAVREVASPVTFSVLIVAIILVPLYTLQGIEGKMFAPLASTMLIALLVSLGVAFTIIPALSELLLKRGPEREFGFMKALHAGYLRLLERALARPRTTMALSLATLVLALGLLPRIGTEFMPPLDEGAIAINIVRLPNASLEGAVKVSTLIEKRLAVYPEVESVISKNGRAEISEDPMGPEQTDVIIMLKPHREWSMGRSKAELVEVMQRDLAGIPGMRYSFSQPIALRVNELISGVKSDLAVKVFGPDLELLKEFADQAAAVLSSIEGASDVKVEQISGMEQLDVRIDRAAAARHGIRIAEINSTIELAVAGRQATTLIEQQRRTAVVVRYPEASRSSQAELENLLVAAPGGERVPLAQLATFERVETPMQISRENGMRRVVAETNVRGRDLGSFVAEVQQGMQPLIAALPSGYHLEYGGQFENQQRAMRQLSLVVPVALLLILVLLYLALGSVGSSLLVLLNLPFALVGGVIAVVLFQMPLSVSAAVAFIVLLGVAVQNGVVLVAFFRQLRERGETVENTIRIGCDLRFRPLLMTALSSFIGHLPMLYAAGSGADIQKPLAVVVMGGLVTSTLLTLIVLPTLYLSAHRWRNRGRMPA, from the coding sequence ATGCGATTCTTTTCATGGCTGCTGCACAACCGCCTGCTGGTTGTGCTGTGCGCCTGTGTGATGCTGGTGGCGGGCGTGATTGCCTGGCGCAATCTCCCCATCGATGCCTTTCCCGATGTGACCAATACCCAGGTGATGATCCTGAGCCAGGCTCCCGGACTGGCGGCTACCGACGTGGAAGACCGGATCAGCTATCCGGTTGAACAGGTGATGCGCGGCCTGCCCCATGTGATCCAGGTGCGCTCGCTGTCCAAGGCCGGGCTGTCCCAGGTGGTGGTGATTTTCGAAGACGGCACCGACACCTACTGGACACGCCAGCAGGTTTTCGAGCGCCTCTCCGTGGTCCGCGAGCAGTTGCCCCCGGGTGTCGAGCCCGAGCTGGGGCCCATCAGTACCGGGCTGGGCGAGATCTTTCAGTACACGCTGGACAGTGACGCGGCCGATCCGATGGAATTGCGCACGATCCAGGACTGGCTGGTGGCGCCGCTGCTCAAGCCGATTCCCGGGGTGAACGAGGTCAACAGTTTTGGCGGCCTGGTGCGCCAGGTGCAGGTGCTGGTCTCGCCCGATCTGCTGCTGAAATACGGGCTGACTCTGGAAGACGTGGCCGAGGCTCTCGAGGCCAACAACGCCAACGCGGGCGGTGGGGTGGTCGTGCAGGGCTGGGAGCAAGTCCATCTGCGCGGCGTGGGTCTGCTGGAAGGCCCCGGTGATGTGGAGAACGTGGTGCTGCGCGCCAGCGACGGAACCCCGCTGCGGGTGGGCGACATCGCCGAGGTCGTGATCGGGGCCGAAACCCGTCAGGGCGCGGTCACCCGCGACGGACACGGCGAGGCGGTGGCGGGCATGATCATCATGCTCAAGGGCGAGAATGCCAAGGAAGTGGTGGGCCGGGTCAAGCAGGCGATTGGCCGGATCCAGCAGACCCTTCCCGAAGGCACGCAGCTGAATGTGTTCTACGATCGCACCACCCTGATCGAGGCCTGCATCCGCACGGTGCAGAATGCCCTGCTCGAGGGCGCGGTCTTCGTGATCCTGGTGCTGTTCCTCTTTCTGCGGGACCTGCGCTCGGCACTGATCGTGGTGCTGTCGCTGCCGCTGACCTTCCTGGCCAGTTTCATCGTGATGGGCTGGACGGGTCTCAGCAGCAACCTGATGAGCCTGGGCGGACTGGCCTTCTCGGTGGGCATGGTCGTGGATGCCTCGATCGTGGTGGTGGAAAACGTGAGACGCCATCTGGCCCACGCGCTGCCGGACATGCCCCGGAGGGAGGTCGTGGTGCGCGCCGTGAGGGAAGTGGCCAGCCCCGTGACCTTCTCGGTGCTGATCGTGGCCATTATCCTGGTGCCTCTGTATACGCTGCAGGGCATCGAAGGCAAGATGTTCGCGCCGCTGGCGTCCACCATGCTGATCGCCTTGCTGGTGTCGCTGGGCGTGGCCTTCACCATCATTCCAGCGCTCTCCGAGCTGCTGTTGAAACGCGGTCCTGAGCGTGAGTTCGGTTTCATGAAGGCCCTGCACGCGGGCTACCTGCGCCTGCTGGAGCGTGCGCTGGCCCGGCCGCGCACCACAATGGCACTCTCGCTGGCCACCCTGGTGCTCGCCCTGGGCCTGTTGCCCCGGATCGGCACCGAGTTCATGCCGCCGCTGGATGAAGGCGCGATCGCGATCAACATCGTGCGGCTGCCCAATGCCTCGCTGGAAGGGGCCGTCAAGGTGTCCACTCTGATCGAGAAGCGCCTGGCGGTCTACCCCGAAGTGGAGTCCGTGATCAGCAAGAATGGTCGCGCCGAGATATCCGAAGACCCGATGGGCCCCGAGCAGACCGATGTGATCATCATGCTCAAACCGCATCGCGAATGGAGCATGGGCCGCAGCAAGGCTGAGTTGGTGGAAGTGATGCAGCGTGATCTGGCCGGAATTCCCGGGATGCGTTACTCGTTCTCCCAGCCGATCGCCCTGCGGGTGAACGAGCTGATCTCGGGCGTGAAGAGCGATCTGGCGGTCAAGGTCTTCGGGCCCGATCTGGAACTGCTGAAGGAATTCGCCGACCAGGCGGCCGCCGTGCTCTCGAGCATCGAAGGCGCCAGCGACGTGAAGGTGGAGCAGATTTCAGGCATGGAACAACTGGACGTGCGCATCGATCGCGCCGCGGCCGCCCGTCATGGCATCCGGATTGCCGAGATCAATTCCACCATCGAACTGGCCGTGGCCGGCCGTCAGGCCACCACCCTGATCGAGCAGCAGCGCCGCACCGCGGTGGTGGTGCGTTATCCCGAAGCCAGCCGCAGCAGCCAGGCCGAGCTGGAGAACCTGCTGGTGGCGGCCCCCGGTGGCGAGCGGGTTCCGCTGGCCCAGCTGGCCACCTTCGAGCGCGTGGAAACCCCCATGCAGATCAGCCGGGAGAACGGCATGCGCCGGGTCGTGGCCGAAACCAACGTGCGCGGGCGGGATCTGGGCTCTTTCGTCGCCGAGGTTCAGCAGGGCATGCAACCCCTGATCGCGGCCTTGCCCAGTGGGTATCACCTGGAGTACGGCGGCCAGTTCGAGAACCAGCAGCGCGCCATGCGCCAGTTGTCGCTGGTGGTGCCGGTGGCTCTGCTGCTGATCCTGGTGCTGCTTTATCTGGCCCTGGGCTCGGTCGGCAGTTCGTTGCTGGTGCTGCTCAACCTGCCCTTCGCGCTGGTGGGAGGCGTGATCGCGGTGGTACTGTTCCAGATGCCGCTCTCCGTCTCGGCGGCCGTGGCCTTCATCGTGCTGCTGGGAGTGGCCGTGCAGAACGGAGTCGTGCTGGTGGCCTTCTTCCGCCAATTGCGCGAGCGCGGCGAGACCGTGGAGAACACCATCCGCATCGGCTGCGATCTGCGCTTTCGCCCCTTGTTGATGACGGCGCTCTCCAGTTTCATCGGCCACCTGCCCATGCTCTATGCCGCCGGATCGGGGGCCGACATCCAGAAGCCCTTGGCCGTGGTGGTGATGGGCGGACTGGTCACTTCCACCTTGCTCACCCTGATCGTTCTGCCCACCTTGTACCTGTCCGCACATCGCTGGAGAAACCGGGGCCGCATGCCGGCCTGA
- a CDS encoding dioxygenase: protein MPVFRPAEVDPLASFLRVLPTALGATPRGILVVSAHWEETRPTLMSGSAPPLYYDYFGFPPEAYTLSWPAKGDPQLAAQVRELLDSAGLPSSQDPDRGYDHGTFVPLKLMYPQPTIPVIQLSLLSGLDPARHLALGRALAPLRDEGVLILGSGMSYHHLPNLMRGRGQASSRLFDDWLQEAVCGSPPRRTQALLNWQQAPAARDAHPREEHLLPLLVVAGAAEEAPGQRIFHGTFMDAWISAFRLG, encoded by the coding sequence ATGCCGGTCTTCCGCCCCGCGGAGGTGGACCCTCTGGCGAGCTTCCTGCGTGTGCTGCCCACGGCCCTGGGAGCGACTCCCCGGGGCATCCTGGTGGTCTCGGCCCATTGGGAGGAAACGCGACCCACCCTGATGAGCGGCAGCGCTCCACCCCTGTATTACGACTATTTTGGTTTTCCACCCGAGGCCTACACGCTCAGCTGGCCCGCCAAGGGGGATCCACAACTGGCCGCGCAAGTGCGCGAGCTGCTGGACTCCGCCGGGCTGCCCAGCTCTCAGGACCCGGATCGGGGATACGATCACGGAACCTTCGTGCCGCTCAAGCTGATGTATCCGCAACCCACGATTCCCGTGATTCAATTGTCCCTGCTGAGCGGTCTGGACCCGGCGCGGCATCTGGCTCTGGGGCGGGCGCTGGCACCACTGCGCGACGAGGGCGTTCTGATTCTGGGCAGCGGCATGAGTTACCACCATCTGCCCAATCTGATGCGTGGCCGGGGCCAGGCATCGTCCCGGCTGTTTGACGACTGGCTGCAGGAAGCGGTCTGCGGCAGTCCGCCGCGGCGCACGCAGGCACTGCTGAACTGGCAACAGGCCCCGGCCGCCCGTGACGCCCATCCTCGCGAAGAGCATTTGCTGCCTCTGCTGGTGGTGGCAGGAGCCGCGGAAGAGGCCCCGGGTCAGCGGATCTTTCACGGCACTTTCATGGACGCCTGGATTTCCGCCTTCCGCCTGGGCTGA
- a CDS encoding cupin domain-containing protein, producing MNPVLSPLELAASLDELWSPRVLARVNDSLVKVARVQGEIVWHTHEGEDELFLVLRGRLVIQLDSGDVVLEEGEMFTVPRGVRHRPVAEEECLLLLVEPATTRHTGEVINERTRSLEEQMRPLPGPSR from the coding sequence ATGAACCCGGTGCTTTCGCCCCTCGAACTGGCCGCCAGCCTGGATGAGCTCTGGTCGCCGCGCGTGCTGGCCCGGGTGAATGACAGCCTGGTGAAGGTGGCGCGCGTGCAGGGCGAGATCGTCTGGCATACGCACGAAGGTGAGGACGAACTGTTTCTTGTGCTGCGTGGTCGTCTGGTGATCCAGCTGGACTCGGGTGACGTGGTGCTGGAAGAAGGCGAGATGTTCACGGTGCCGCGCGGAGTGCGTCATCGGCCGGTGGCCGAGGAGGAATGCCTGCTGCTGCTGGTGGAGCCCGCTACGACCCGCCACACGGGCGAGGTGATCAACGAACGCACGCGCAGCCTGGAAGAGCAGATGCGTCCGCTTCCCGGGCCGTCCAGATGA
- a CDS encoding DUF3298 domain-containing protein, which yields MLNSTLVSSFRTLLPVLALLVAGVSAQADPDPDELLPVWTNQDSLLVDHTLVEVGRHPEFRIEASWPELRTPEPRDSLFALAVEALAHAQLQDFRSLLPPAHEPSIGVGSALDMGWSATMADSTWLSVKLFSYFYWDGAAHGMIANRSLTWLRPQARDLELEQLFRPGTSWDTAIGDYCTRVLRERLGEMFFDDRPLTADDFHAWNLLPGLMLITFDPYRVGPWAAGEQAVAIPLDSLSTLLDPGLPLEMSSRSVMEE from the coding sequence ATGCTGAATTCGACGCTCGTCAGCTCTTTCCGCACGCTGCTTCCGGTTCTGGCTCTGCTGGTGGCGGGAGTGTCCGCCCAGGCGGACCCCGATCCCGATGAACTGCTGCCGGTCTGGACCAACCAGGATTCGCTGCTCGTGGATCACACCCTGGTGGAGGTCGGACGGCACCCGGAGTTTCGCATCGAAGCCAGCTGGCCCGAGCTGCGCACGCCCGAGCCGCGCGACTCGCTGTTCGCGCTGGCCGTGGAGGCACTGGCCCACGCGCAGTTGCAGGACTTCCGCTCGCTGCTGCCGCCCGCGCACGAGCCGTCCATCGGGGTGGGCAGCGCGCTGGACATGGGCTGGTCGGCCACCATGGCCGACAGCACCTGGCTGAGCGTCAAGCTGTTCAGCTATTTCTACTGGGATGGCGCGGCACACGGCATGATCGCCAACCGCAGCCTGACCTGGTTGCGGCCCCAGGCCAGAGACCTGGAGCTGGAGCAGTTGTTTCGTCCCGGTACCAGCTGGGACACCGCCATCGGCGACTACTGCACACGCGTGCTGCGGGAGCGCCTGGGCGAGATGTTCTTCGATGACCGGCCGCTGACAGCAGACGACTTTCATGCCTGGAACCTGCTGCCCGGGCTGATGCTGATCACCTTCGACCCCTACCGGGTGGGCCCCTGGGCGGCCGGCGAGCAGGCCGTGGCGATTCCCCTGGACAGTCTGAGCACCCTGCTGGATCCCGGCCTGCCGCTGGAGATGAGTTCCCGCTCGGTGATGGAGGAGTAG
- a CDS encoding transposase has product MRMPRFSETQIVAILNEAEAGRATTDACQGHGIRPATFYS; this is encoded by the coding sequence ATGAGAATGCCCCGCTTCAGCGAAACGCAGATCGTTGCCATTCTGAACGAGGCCGAGGCAGGTCGTGCAACCACGGATGCTTGCCAGGGACATGGCATCCGTCCGGCGACCTTCTACAGCTGA
- a CDS encoding Fic family protein: protein MNISRFTHSKTGRLVPVQLTNGESDWAFVPEDLPTGWELPHDLWPLLSEAKMELGRLDGIGRTLPDPELLLKPLQDREAMRSSSLEGTYATPQELFLFEMSPREPRSETDPANSWLEVSNYGKALREGMRLLEDLPFCLRLIRDMHRTLLSGVRGRERSPGEFRPTQVQIGSDRRFMPPPPTEMSACLSSLEEYMNADGYRLDPLVVCFVIHYQFETIHPFKDGNGRVGRVLLALMIHKLCGLQRPWLYMSAYFEKFKDEYIDSLFEVSTEGNWRNWIEFCLRGTIEQSKDSIRRCDLLGLEREKFHRLCQQSGARAYQIVDSLFVSPFLTIPEVSHRFSITYPTAKADIVKLEKLGILAPLPDTRPAMYYCPTVFRIAYMEA from the coding sequence TTGAATATTTCAAGATTTACACATTCGAAAACTGGCCGATTGGTGCCGGTACAGCTTACGAATGGAGAAAGCGACTGGGCATTTGTGCCAGAAGATCTACCAACGGGGTGGGAACTCCCCCATGATCTTTGGCCGCTTTTGTCAGAAGCCAAGATGGAGTTAGGACGATTGGACGGGATTGGCAGAACACTCCCGGATCCCGAACTGTTGCTGAAGCCACTGCAAGATCGTGAGGCAATGCGATCCTCGAGTCTGGAGGGCACATATGCGACTCCGCAGGAGCTCTTTTTGTTTGAGATGAGTCCCAGAGAGCCTAGATCGGAAACCGACCCGGCAAACTCATGGCTTGAAGTCTCCAACTACGGGAAGGCGCTTCGGGAAGGAATGCGGCTACTTGAAGACCTGCCATTCTGCCTGCGTTTGATTCGGGATATGCACAGAACACTATTGTCCGGTGTACGCGGACGCGAGAGATCACCTGGTGAGTTCCGACCCACTCAAGTACAGATCGGATCGGACCGCAGATTCATGCCCCCACCACCAACCGAGATGAGTGCATGCCTATCTTCGCTGGAAGAGTACATGAATGCAGATGGTTATCGCTTGGACCCGCTGGTTGTTTGCTTTGTAATACACTACCAGTTCGAAACGATTCATCCATTCAAGGATGGCAATGGTCGTGTAGGCCGTGTTTTATTGGCGCTGATGATCCACAAGCTGTGCGGCCTTCAAAGGCCATGGTTATACATGAGTGCGTACTTTGAAAAATTCAAGGACGAGTACATTGACTCGCTTTTTGAGGTAAGCACAGAAGGAAACTGGCGGAACTGGATTGAGTTCTGTTTGCGCGGGACGATTGAACAATCAAAGGACTCGATCAGGCGATGTGATTTGCTTGGCCTTGAACGTGAGAAGTTCCACAGACTCTGTCAGCAATCCGGGGCGCGTGCATATCAGATCGTTGACTCGCTGTTTGTTTCTCCCTTTCTTACCATACCAGAGGTATCACATAGGTTCAGCATTACATATCCGACGGCAAAAGCAGATATCGTCAAGCTTGAGAAACTTGGAATTCTTGCACCACTCCCCGACACGCGTCCCGCAATGTACTACTGTCCTACTGTCTTTAGAATCGCCTACATGGAGGCTTGA